tacatatacatgaCTATACGTTCTATAAAACATTCTGTAACCGACGTcagtatagatttttaataataattagtttaggTATTTGCTTATCATTTTAGACTAGAACTTCTACCACTtacaagtttaaatattttatgtttttcctCTGGAGTATGTTGTCAAATGTTGGTCCCCGACCATGGCCCCATGACCAAAACCTTTGTAGATAGATGTGTTGGTTATCGAAATAAAAGTCTCTGTTTTGACAAAAGGAactataattctttatttgaacatttaaCGGGGACAAACATCAATAAGTACTTactacaataaacaaaacaaaaacagaatgtaaagaataaaaatgcaacaaacatatttttttaagtaaaatacttatatgaagttcagaaaaaaatcacaaataaactcttattTCTCATAAATCTATGGTTATATCTAATGTTTTAttgcttaaaatttaaagccGTGCACTTATTATGCATTTTCCATTTAATCTAATAATCTCAGATCGTTTGTGAAACATTTTGGATGCAACATCATTTGTAAAATACTGTTTGTTTCTATATTATCAATGCTATCATGaacaataatgtaatatcTAGTTTCTAGGGTACAACGCTCTTCAATCTTTTAAAAGACTGAAGTTAGGCTCGAGTGTAGGAGTGTGAGAGGGGTTATTGTACTTTTTTAGTGTCTGTCTCATCGAATACAACATTAAtttccaaattttattaatgattggCTACCATCATATTCACATAGCTACGGgcaatatattacatactgCAAGTTAAATTCATATTAGTGAAGATGGTTGATGATTCCGCCCACAGTTCGCTCGCATGGACTACCAATTTTGTACTTCGTGTATTTCCGTGTTAAACGAGGCAGTAGGTGTGACACACACAGTACACCTTCAATGGCTTATAACTACCGGCgccaagtatttattttatcaaaaaaaccTCTTTATAAAActctatttcattttaaaagatCCATACAATGAATCATTCAATTACATAATCGCAATTTTTTTgttccattattattattaaaaattatttttgtcaagTAAAATGCAGTGAAACTAAATTTTGTCAAGTAAAGTACAGTTGAACTGATCCTAATATTAGTCTATCaccaaaattttgtaaaatctgCCATGCGGTTTTTACGTGTACGAAtagataatagaaaaaaatattgaccaATGTTTTGGGGTCTATTAACATCCATATTGTATAGAAATTACACTTTGCAAAAATGTGTAATGTAAATGgtctagttatttttattaaatgtacacGTGAGaagtttattgaataatattttaatcaatttaaatattcattgcaATATTCATTTCCTCATCTAAAACATTGTTGCTATCATCTTGTGGATAAAACagcaaaatatgaatataatattgatgaaatacaaaaataatacttaataaaaatcatcgtATTTTATTGAGCTAACACGGATcacgtatattttaatatccgtCATGTAAGCGATTAGTGgagaatattaaatgtaatttcagATAAGGTAGGCACGTTCAAGATAAAGTTATAATCTAATTAGATTGTGTCAAGATTTTGACATTTCCATAACcagtggtccgccccggcttcacctgTGGTACGGTTTTTCTCTCCAAAAGAACTTTTTGACCTTAACAAAgacgttaaaaaatatagctgATTTGATCGAGCTAtactcaaaattaatattaaacgaaataaatttgagTGTAACTATGAATATCTGTCTATCTTTTTCTTCTTCACGTTTAAACCATTGAACCAATTTGgaggaaatttggtacatagatagtttGAGGCCCAAGAAAGGTCAAGGATCTATCGGGAAAATCCCGAgactaatatattatctataattacCCTCGAGAACGCGAGCGCAAAAGCTAGCTTAATTGATAAGGTAAAACGTATAACGTGTTTCGTCAATCATTCCTATTTCATGATTATGTAGAATTTCTTCAGGCTCGGATAACGTTCTAGATATTTCGGGAAGTCACTGCGGGGGTTGCTGTGAGTTGTGGAGGTAGGGCCAGTAGGGCGGCGCGTCGGCCTGCGCCTGGCACGCCGCCGCTAAGCCCGCCCAACAGAACTTATATGCGTATCGCTTGCCATGGACCTGGAAAttagttgattttatatttcttaaatgaaAAGGATTAAAGATGAAATTTAAGCCTGTTGCTATGGTAGCAGTATAAACTGTGTTTACAATGGAATTACTTATTTGTGttcaaaatagttttatgtcTGTCATACTTTTATATGCTGGAGACGACTTTATTCCaaaagatacatataaatacgtaTTGATGCATACCTTGCCCATAATATTCTTGTCGTAATAGTATCTTAGCGCCCTCGACAGCTTGTCGTAGTTCATGTTAGGTTTCTGCTTGCGGCGGCCCCAGCGCCGCGCCACCTCCTCCGGGTCTGACAGACGGAACTCTCCCTCGCCGGGGGAACCCTGACGATAATGAATTcagaatttaaatactttttaacggatttcaaacgcgctttatttattatattatttgacccattttgaattttctaAAACATTACAGCACGATAAGCACTATAAAGCAGTGGcgatttatacatttacagTGCCATCATCTTTTCTTTGAAATGGCAAAAAATTCTACTAAAGATGATGAATAGTCATTGTTGACCTTTTGAAATGCTCCGTGTGTTttatgctatatttaaaaaaaaatgttaagaaGATATGCCGAAAACTATAAAAGAGATGCCCGGAATTACACATTCTTCAGGTTACACTGAATCGCCGGTCACAACGACCTTCATTTCAGAGATAAGTTGGTAACACTGTAACGGTAATGGGCTACTACAGTTTTAGGAACGTAAGGAAAGAAATTCTTTAGTGGGTATATGCTCTTAATTTCTGTATTAGACAAAAAAATCGCACAAAAATCATgctacatgtataatataaacgaCGTCTTTTCCAGACGTCATATACAAATGAAAACTGATACTTTATTACACCTAAATAGTACCACTGGAAATATGGAAGTCAGTCTATCTTTATCCGATAAAATCTAATTCTGGATAAAATCTGGTAGCCGTCGTTGTATGCTGCTTAATTATTGACATTATACTGTTCTGAGACTGATATCACCTGGCCACTTACCTCCCAGCATATGCCGGGCGCGCCGGCGGCCAGCTCCTCCAGCAGGAACTGCCACAGCTGCACTTGACCGCCACTCGTCCGTGCGCAGCCGCTCAACGCTGCGTATGGATCTGTTCAAATGCCCATTGTATATCTTCTGTTACTTTGTACTTAGTTTCAATTTGAGAGGAAACTTtcctattttttaatgttttcgtACAAAAACtacttgaccgatttcaaaaattctttcattattagaaagctgcaactacATTGAGTGACATATGCATATGTTCCACggtcgaagccggggcgaaatGCAGGGCGAAAGACAAGGGCGATAGGCATAAAtgattcatttcatattagatacattttatattttatagccaGCCAGCGTCCCGCGCTGTCACCAGCGTTAATAAGTTTTTCCAATATGACCCAATATTCGTCTGAAAATTGgaatggaataaaaagttattgcCGATTACACCACTTTTTGCCATATGCGTCGGTAGTTAATAAAAgcccaatttaaaaaaaattttatatatttctttataggTTCCGTATACCGTAGTCTCGGTTAGCTATACATAGGTCCTAGTCCTAACTTATATACATAGTAAGACATTAAGAAAGATGGTTATTTTGTAGAGTGATAGATagcgttttaaaatatgtatttttacgaGAACTGTATGACCTGAAGGATTTTATTCTTGTTCATTTTGAGACTATTGCAATGGGGCGGCAACTCCATTTAGCAGCAATTGCTTTGTTTAAATACCGAAaccaaaaatattcaatataatctaaataa
Above is a genomic segment from Zerene cesonia ecotype Mississippi chromosome 19, Zerene_cesonia_1.1, whole genome shotgun sequence containing:
- the LOC119834444 gene encoding DNA-binding protein D-ETS-6-like, whose amino-acid sequence is MESLPPPPSDTDTDSGDETVPADPETWVRRDVLRCVRWVARTFSVRAPRKHLLPDTGAGLLQLTEDNWLQVCEGSSEAARIYHAYVRHAHATAKGRPPPPPLPEHQASTSTSQQINPYAALSGCARTSGGQVQLWQFLLEELAAGAPGICWEGSPGEGEFRLSDPEEVARRWGRRKQKPNMNYDKLSRALRYYYDKNIMGKVHGKRYAYKFCWAGLAAACQAQADAPPYWPYLHNSQQPPQ